Proteins from one Cicer arietinum cultivar CDC Frontier isolate Library 1 chromosome 3, Cicar.CDCFrontier_v2.0, whole genome shotgun sequence genomic window:
- the LOC101501437 gene encoding copper transport protein ATX1-like encodes MASETVVLKVKMSCQGCAGAVNRVLEKMEGVESFDIDLKEQKVTVKGNVKPQEVFETVSKSGKKTEFWVDSENKTIETESENKPSEAEAIPSVELDNKPSENSNVVSVEPENKPSEIDNVVA; translated from the exons ACTGTTGTCCTAAAAGTAAAAATGTCATGCCAAGGATGTGCTGGAGCAGTCAATAGGGTTTTGGAAAAAATGGAAG GTGTAGAATCATTTGACATTGATTTGAAGGAACAAAAGGTTACTGTTAAAGGAAATGTAAAGCCACAAGAAGTTTTCGAGACTGTTTCTAAAAGTGGAAAGAAAACTGAATTTTGGGTGGATTCTGAAAACAAGACCATAGAAACTGAATCTGAGAACAAACCTTCAGAAGCTGAAGCTATTCCCTCTGTTGAACTTGATAACAAGCCTTCAGAGAATTCTAATGTTGTCTCTGTTGAACCTGAAAACAAGCCTTCTGAAATTGACAATGTTGTTGCCTAA